A window of Hymenobacter siberiensis genomic DNA:
ACCCTCAATATTACCTCCGACCTGAAAGGCTACGGTAGTATCTATCAATTGAATGATGATGAGTCGCAAACCTGGATTTACGACTTGCCGCAAGGTGGCAGCAGCAAAATCAACCTACCCATGCAGCCGGGGGCATACCGGTTGGTATTTCGCACCAAAACCAGCATCGGCAGCAAGTTTACGGACGTGCGCAATTTTAGCATTCGGAGCGGGCAGACGACATCAGTAGCCATTTTCGGAAAATGACGTGAGAACGGAAAACTCCCCTCCCTACCAAGGAGGGGACATTTTCACAAAGTGAAAATTGGGGTGGTTGTAGGCGTTGAAGAATCGTTGAATCAAATGACAGCCCCATGACAACCCTCAACATCCTCCCCCACAAAAAAGAAGAACGCCGCACCCTCCGCAACAACCCAACCCCCGCCGAAGCCGTCCTCTGGAACCAATTGAAAAACGGCCAGTTGGCCAACCGCAAATTCCGCCGCCAGCACAGCATCGGCGAGTTCATTCTTGATTTCTACTGCCCGCAGGAAAAGCTTGCGGTTGAATTAGACGGTGCGGGCCATTTCACGGCATCCGGTAATTTGCATGATGCAGCGCGTACTGATTATTTGAATGCAGCGGGTATTCGGGTAATGCGGTTTGAGAATAAGTTAATTTGGTCGGCGCTGGATAGCGTGCTGCATTCCATTGAAAGTAGTTTTAGTGGGCGCTGACGTTTGCCGTTCAACGCCACAACCACCCCAGTTGAGCCTGCGGCTCAACGTCCCCTCCTTGGTAAGGAGGGGAGTTTGTTCTAACGAAACCTCCTTAATATACCCATGAAAGACTTCCCCTACACCGAATCCAAAGACACCCGTAGCGGCTTCGGCGCTGGCCTGGCCGAGCTGGGCACCACCCATCCCAACGTAGTCGCCCTCTGCGCCGACCTCACCGGCTCGCTCAAGATGGATGCCTTCAAAAAGGCCTTCCCCGAGCGGTTTTTCCAGGTCGGCATTGCCGAGGCCAACATGATGGGCGTGGCCGCCGGCATGACCATTGGCGGCAAAATCCCCTTCACGGGCACCTTTGCCAACTTCAGCACCGGCCGGGTGTATGACCAGATTCGCCAGAGCATTGCTTACTCCGGCAAGAACGTGAAAATCTGCGCCTCGCACGCCGGCCTCACGCTGGGCGAAGACGGCGCCACCCACCAGATTCTGGAAGACCTCGGCATGATGAAAATGCTGCCCGGCATGACCGTCATCAACCCCTGCGACTACAACCAGACCAAAGCCGCTACCCTCGCCATCGCCGACTACGAAGGCCCCGTGTACCTGCGCTTCGGCCGCCCCGTGGTGCCCAACTTCACGCCTGCCGACCAGAAATTCGAAATCGGCAAAGCCTGGGTAATGAACGAAGGCCCCGACGTGAGCATCTTCGCCACCGGCCACCTCGTCTGGAAAGCCGTGCTGGCCGGTAAGCTCCTGGCCGAAAAAGGCATCAACGCCGAAATCATCAACATCCATACCATCAAGCCGCTCGATGCCGAAGCCATCCTCGCCTCGGTGCGCAAAACCCGCTGCGTGGTCACCGCCGAAGAACACCAGATGAACGGCGGCCTCGGCGACAGCATCGCCCAGCTACTGGCTCGCGAAGAGCCCCTGCCCCTGGAAATGGTGGCCGTGCACGACAGCTTCGGCGAAAGCGGCACCCCCGACCAGCTGATGGAGAAATACGGCCTCACCGATGCCGCCATCGTGGAAGCCGTAGAAGCGGTGATGAAGCGGAAGAAGTAGGTTGACCGGATAAGTAAAAGCCCCCGTAGCACAAGTTGCTGCGGGGGCTTTTATTTTGTTGTCGCTAACGTTGAAGTGTTTATGAAGTTGTGGAACTTGAAAAACGTCAGTTTCAATAAACCACAAAAGCATAATAGCGATTTAAAGTCGAATGCTCATTCGTCCCGCCACAATTTTATAAACACACTGTTGTGTGCCGTTTTGGTCTGTCAAAAGAGACGTTTAAAATAAAAGTAAACAGCCTTCGAGTCGTACTTATCTTCTCCACGCCAATACTCTACAAAATCCCAGTCATGTCTCCCGGTTGTCGGTCTGTCATAACTCGTCGGGTTTAATATTTTACAGCAAGCTAGAATTTCCAGAAGGCTACTTCTTTCATCTTTTGATGATTTATAAACGTCTTTTAATCTATCACGTAGTTTGCTTGGATAGTCACCATCTGCGGATTGTTCTACTGTCCTTAATATTTTTCCGAAAATTATTAAGTCTTCTTCAATAGGTATGTCAATTTCAAGTTGGGAGAAAAGATTCAAGTCAAAGTAATTGTAAAGCGCTTGACGGTGCCTAACTCCACCCCATTTTATTCTCTCAAAATTCAAGACATTTAAATCTTCGTCAACATACTCATCTTGCAAATCCCAACTGTCACTTTTATCGCCATTAATAATTCTCAAAGCATTTGCATAGCTGGCAATTGCCGAGCGTAACTCAAATTGCTTTGTTCTTAAACTACATAAAAAGGCATTTGAAATGTCCTCTTTTGAAATCTTGTTTAGAAGTTTCGTAAGTCTTGCAACAAGTTCTGATTTGCTAATTGAAAATGGGTCAAACATAACACCTTTCGATTTTGCATAATCAAAGTCATTAGGTTTAGTCTTTCTATCGCCATCATCTATCCAGCCTCCAGAAGTCCAATAGGTTTTAAATAAAATATCCTTAGCTTTTTTGTCCACGAAATGTTTGTTTAAAAATGGCACACAACATTACGATTGCCGCAACCCGCAGTATTGGCAAGTTGCGTCAATCTGACCTTAGTGCGCAAGTAACTTGCGGGAAACTGGCTAAACCAGCGTGCTATACGCAACTCGCCGGCTATAATCCCAAGCTGTCGAGCGGAGAGGGCGGGCGGGCGCGTTGAGCGACATGGGTATAGATTTCGGTGGTTTTTATGCTGCTGTGGCCCAGCAAATCCTGGATGATGCGCGTGTCGGTGCCGGCTTCCATGAGGTGGGTGGCATAGGAGTGGCGCAGCATATGCAGCGAAATGGGGCGCTGGATGCCGGCCCGGCTGGCGGCCTGCTTCACTACCATTTGCAGGCTGCGCTCGCTGTAGGGCTCGCCGGGGTGCTGGCCTTCGAAGATAAACGTGATAGGGCGAAATTCCCGGAACTGTTCGCGGAGCAGGAGCAGCAAGGATTCGGGAAGCGGGAGGTCGCGGTCTTTTTTGCCTTTTCCGCCGCGCACGTACAGTGCCATGCGCTTGCTGTCGATGTCGGCGGGCGTGAGGGCCAGCACTTCACCTAAGCGCAGGCCCAGGCCATAAGCCAGCATGAGCATGGCGCGGTGCTTGCGGTTTTCGGTGCCTTGCAGCAGAGCCTTTACTTCTTCCTGGGCCAGCACTTTGGGGTTGGTCTGGGGCCTTTTGGGGCGCGGAATGCTGTAGTACTGCCGGGGCTGGCCCTCCACCTGCTCGTAGTAAAACTTGATGGCGTTGATGAGCAGGTTTTGGTACGTTTCGGAAATGCCTGCCGCTACGCGCCCGGCCAGATAGTCGAGCACATCCTGTTTGCTGAGGGCCAGCGGCAGCCGTGGGCCGCAATAAGCCAGGAAAAGTTGAAACGCGCTACGGTAATTTTTGAGGGTGTTGGGGCTGTAGCGTTTGAGGGCGATGAACTGGCAGTAGCGCGAAAGCAGCACCTCGTGCGGGGTGGGCGGGGGCAGCGCCACGGCCAGCGCCGGTGTGGGCGGCACCAGCAGCACCAGGCCCAGGTGCTGGCAGGCGGCCCGTACCCGCGCCACCAGCGCGGCATCGGCAGGCAGCACGTAGCCTTTGGCGGCGGGCTCGTAGCGAACGCCGGCGGCGAGCAGGGCGGTCCGCGTCGGCTCATTGGAGAAGGGGAAGAACACCAGAAACTCGGTGCGCGAGGGACGGAGGCGGAGTGAAACAGCAGCTTTCATAGGTAGCAGGCGGATGATGGAAGTTTGCGCTACTGGTCGCCGGGCTTTTTGTCCAACATCAGTACCTGTTCGCCAATTATTTCGGTCACGTAGTGGCGTAGGCCGGCGGGGTCGTCGTAGTGGCGGGTTTTCAGTTTTCCTTCGATATACACCAGGCTGCCCTTGCGCAGGTAGGCCTGGGCCAACTCGGCGAGCCCCCGCCACAGGACAATGGTGTGCCAGTCGGTGTTGGTGTGGGTCTGGCCACTTTTGTCGCGGTACGTTTCGGAAGTAGCCAGCGAAAATTTGGCCACGGGCACGTTGCCTTCCAGTACTTGTATTTCGGGGTCTTTACCCAGGTTGCCGATGAGGGTTACTTTGTTGAGGCCGCGCATAAAGTTGATGCATTAAGCGGAGTATGCTGCTTGCAGAGGCAAGAACGTCAGGAAGTTTGATTAGCCTGTTGCCGTTGAGCCGGTAATGCGCCCCCTTTTTATGCGGCTTCATTAAACGCGGCGCTTACTTTGCCCTCCAACCGCCACTTCACCGCCCACGCCCCGGCCTCCCCGCTTGGAAGACCACGAAATCCTCCTCAAGTTCCAGGACCCCGCCAGCCGCAACCTGGCGTTCAACCAGCTCGTGCGCAAGTACCAGAGCAAGGTGTACTGGCACGTGCGCAAAATGGTGGTGGACCACGACGATGCCGACGACCTCACCCAGGACGTATTCATTAAGGTCTGGAAGCACCTCGAGAACTTCCGACAGGATGCCCAGCTTTTCACCTGGATTTACCGCATTGCCACCAACGAGTGCCTGAATTTCCTGAGCAGCAAGCGGCGCAAGTTCCTGCTGCCGCTCACGGATGTGGGAGCTGAGCTGGCCGCCAAAATGGAAGCCGACCCCGCCATGGCCGGCGATGCCATTGAGCTGAAGCTCCAGCAAGCCATTCTGCGCCTGCCCGACAAGCAGCGCCTCGTATTCAACCTGCGCTACTACGACGAGATGCCCTACGAGCAAATGGCCGAGGTAACCGGCACCAGCGTGGGCGCGCTCAAAGCCAGCTACCACCACGCCGTGAAAAAAGTGGAGGACTACGTGACCCGCAACACTGACGAATAGCCCGGCCCCAGCACAATTTTTTATTCGCGGAATTAAACGCCGCCCCCTGTTCCTCATCCAACCAACATGAAACCTACTTTCAAGCTAGATGCGCACCCTCGGCGGCCCCGCCCGCTGCTGAGCGAGCCGCCCGCTGGTTACTTCGACCACCTTCCGATGCAGATAATGGCCCGGCTGCCCCAGGCGGAGGCCCGCGAGGCGGCTGCCGGCTGGCGCTGGTTGGCTTTTCTGTCGCCGGCTTTGCGCACCAGTTTGGCCTCGGTGGCCGTACTGGGCGGCTTTGCGGCTTCGTTTTTCCTGAGCGGTACGCCGCCGCTGGTGCCGGCCACTGCCAGCACTGCCTCGCTCGATGCCGTGCCCCGTACCGAACTGGTGGGCTACCTGCTCACGAGCGGGGCCCGCGTCGAAAACTCCGACCTGGCCATCCTCACGGCCGCCAACCCCGGTTTGGCCAACGGTTTCCTGCACGCTTCGGAAGACGAGCTGAACGATGCCCTGGACGCGCAACCTTCCGAAGACGCTACGTATCTATAAATCCCTGAATTACCACTTTGCTATCATGTCCATTTTATCATCCACGTTTCGGTTATTGAGTCTGGCAGCATTACTGCTGGCCGTGGCACCTGCCGCGCATGCCCAGGGCGGCTTGGGTGGCGGCCGCAAGGGCCAGCGTTTGGGCCAGCTCGAAAATGCCAAAATTGCCTTTATCACCAACCGCGTGTCCCTCACGCAGGACCAGGCCCAGAAATTCTGGCCGCTTTACAACGAGTTTTCGACTCGCCGCCGCGAGCTCAACCGCAGTGGCCGCCTGTTGCGCCGCGACGTGACCGACGGCATGACTGACCCCGAAATCCGCGACAATTTCAACCAGGCCTTCGCCATGCGCCAGCAGGAATTGAACCTGGAAAAGGAGTACTTCGAGAAATTTCAAAAGGCAGTTTCGCTGCGCCAGGTGGCCCAGCTATTCCAGGCCGAGCGCGATTTCACCAAGGAAGTCATCAAGCGGGTGGCCGGGGCGGGTGGCCCGCCCGCCATTGACACCAACTAGATTCTTTTTCTTTCTGAGCTATGCCAAGAGGCCGCTGCCCCCGCAGCGGCCTCTTTATTTTTGTGGAATAATCGAAACCGGGTTTAGCTGGTTAGGTAAGGAGCCCTTGCCCGTCATGCTGAGCGCAGCCGAAGCATCTCTACCGCATTAGTAAATGAATTACTCATTGCGGTAGAGGTGCTTCGGTTGCGCTCAGCATGACGTTCAACCTACTTGCGCATCCACCCGCACCGAACCACAAAGAATACGTCCCAATCCGCTTAAATCCGATAAATCCGTGGTCCTGACACCCCGCCAATTATTCCTGCGCCACCAGGCCCAAACCTCCGATTTCCCGCTGCTGCTGGAAATTGAGCGGGCCGAAGGCGTGTACATGTACGGCCCCGACGGCCGCCGCTACCTCGACCTTATTTCGGGCATTGGCGTGAGCAACGTGGGCCACCGCCACCCGCGCGTGCTGGCCGGCATTCAGGCCCAGCTCGATAAGTACCTGCACCTGATGGTGTACGGCGAGCTGGTGCAGGCCGTGCCCGCGCAACTGGCCGAGGCCATCCACCAAACCCTGCCCGCGCACCTGGATTCGGTGTTTTTCACCAATTCCGGCACCGAGGCCATTGAGGGTGCGCTGAAGCTGGCCAAGCGCCACACCGGCCGCACCGAGCTCATTTCCTGCCTCAATGCCTACCACGGCTCCACGCACGGCGCGCTGTCCATCACTGGCTCCGAAGACTTCAAAAACAGCTTCCGGCCGCTGCTGCCCGACGTGCGCCACATCCGCCACAACGACTTTGCCGACCTGATGCTGATTACCGAGCGCACGGCCGCCGTCATCATCGAAACCGTGCAGGGCGAGGCCGGCGTGCGCGTGCCCTCCCTCTATTACCTGCCGGCGCTGCGCCGCCGCTGCCGGGAAGTGGGCGCCCTGCTCATCCTCGACGAAATTCAGTGCGGCTACGGCCGTACCGGTACCATGTGGGCCTTCGAGCAATTTGGCATCGAGCCCGATATATTAGTGTGCGCCAAGGGCATGGGCGGCGGCATGCCCATCGGGGCCTTCATTTCAAGCACCGAAATTATGTCGGGCTTCAAAACTAACCCCATTCTGGGGCATTGTACCACCTTTGGTGGGCACCCGGTGAGCTGCGCGGCCGCCCTGGCCACCCTGCAAGTGATGCAGGACGAAAAGCTGGCCGAAGGCGTGGCCGCCAAGGCGGCACGGTTCCGGGAGCAGCTGCGGCACCCGGCCATTCGGGACGTGCGCGGCTGCGGCCTGCTCATAGCCGTGGAATTCGATTCCTTCGCCGTGCTCAAGCCCATCATCGACTACGCCCTGGAGTACGAAAGCATCCTCACCGACTGGTTCCTGTTCTGCGATAACTCGTTGCGCTTGGCCCCGCCGCTCACCATCAGCGACGCGGAGATTGACGAAGCCTGCGCCGCGCTGCTGCGGGCCGTCGATGCGGTGGTGAAATAGTGAGTTGGTGAAATGGTGAGTTGGTGAACTAGTGAAGTGGTGAGTTTGGTGTTCTGCCTGCGCAAATCGCGCTGCTCAAACATCAAGCTCACCACTTCACTAGTTCACCAACTACACCACCACGTTGGGCCGGGGTAATTCGTTGTAATTCAGAAAAGAAGTGCTTTCTTCCTTGATGCGCTCCTGGGGCAGGCCATCTTTCACGCCCTGCGAAATCTTGCGCACCAGCACGCCCACAATGGCCTTGCGGAAGCCCAGCTTCTCGGCCATCATGATGCAGAAGTCCATCTCGGTATCGTCCACGATGCCATCGGCCAGCATCATATCCACGAGGTCAAAAATCTGGTCGAAACGCTCCGAATCGGTGGTAGGCAGGTCATTGCTGCTGCCTTTGGCACCCGACACCAACGCCTGCACTTCCGACGAGCTGATGCCGTTCTTCTTGCCTACCGCCAGGATGAAATTCATCTCCCGGGCATCGATATGGCCGTCGGCTTTAGCCAGTGCCGCGAGATTCAACAGGTGGCTCTTGATTTTTTTGGCCTGCTCATTTTCGAAAAAACCGAACATAAACGTGGGAAGTAAGAAGTGGGAGATGATTTTGGAAACGAAACTGCGACTTCAGGCGTAAGATACACGTAAAATCGGCTTATTGTTGTCAATTTATTATTCTGCTAAGTGAAATTACAATCGTTTCCATAACGCCAATTTCTACGCTTGGGTTGAGGGTTTGCATTCATTTCACCAACTTTGCGCGCTTTGGGTGCCATTTGCGCGCCCTGCTGCATTTATGACAGTTCAGATGAAGAGAATAGCAGTTTTCACAAGTGGGGGCGATTCGCCGGGCATGAATGCCGCCATCCGGGCCGTGGTGCGCACGGCTACGTACCACGGCATTGAGATATACGGCATTATGCGGGGCTACAGTGGCATGATTAAGGGCGAGTTCGTGCGTCTCGATTCGGCCTCGGTGTCCAACACGGTGCAGAAGGGCGGTACCATTCTGAAATCGGCCCGCAGCCAGAAATTTATGACCAAGGAAGGCCGCCAGCAGGCTTTCGACCAGCTGGTGAACAACGGCATTGAAGGCTTGGTAGCCATTGGCGGCAACGGTACCTTCACTGGGGCTATGATTTTTGAGGAGGAGTTCGGCATCCCCACGGTGGGCGCACCGGGCACCATCGACAACGACCTATACGGCACGGACTACACCATTGGTTACGACACGGCCGTGAATACGGCGCTGGAGTGCATCGATAAAATCCGGGATACGGCCGACTCGCACGACCGGTGCTTCTTTGTGGAGGTGATGGGCCGCGATTCGGGCTACATCGCCATTCCGTGCGCCATTGGCGGCGGGGCCGAAATCGTGATGATTCCGGAAACGCAAATGAGCGTGGATGTGGTGATTGAAACCCTGCAGACGGGTTGGAAGCGCTCCAAAACCTCGTTTATCGTCATTGTGGCCGAGGGCGAGGAAGAAGGCAATGCCACCACCACGGCTGCCCGCGTGAAGGAAGCCATCCCGCAGCTCGATACCCGCGTCACGGTTATCGGCCACATTCAGCGCGGCGGCTCACCCACGGCCGCCGACCGCCTGCTGGGCTCCCAAATCGGCATCGCCGCCGTGGAAGGCCTCATGAACGGCATGCGCAACGTAATGGCCGGTATTGTGGATAAGAAGCTGGTTTATACGCCGTTCACGGATACTATTAACAAGAAAAAAATCATCAACCAGAGCTTTATGCGGATGGTGGAGATTCTGAGCGTATAGTGTGTAGCGCGAAGCGCGAAGCGGCAGCTTCGCGGACGAACGAAGTGAGTGTTCAGCGTTTGAACTGCATACTCGCTGCGCTCGTCCGCGAAGCTGCCGCTTCGCGTTACATTTCTACCCACTGATACGCCGGGTCGCGCCGCAGCCAGCTCATTTGGCGCTTGGCGTAGTGGCGGGTGTTGCGTTGGAGCAGGCGCACGGCTTCGGGCCAGTCATAATCCCCATCCAGAAAACCGAAAATTTCCTGGTAGCCCACGGTTTGCAGGGCGTGGTGGTGGCGGTAGGGGAGCACCGATTTTACTTCGGCCAGTAGGCCGGCGGCCAGCATGTGCTCCACACGCAGGTTGATGCGCTGGTAGAGCGCTTCCCGCTCGCGGGTGAGCGCCACTTTCACGTTGCGAAAGAGCGGGTTTTCGGGCGGCGGGCCGGCGGTGTGGAAGCTGGAAAACGGCCGGCCCGTAGCACGGGTGATTTCCAGGGCGCGCACCACGCGCTGGGGGTTTTGCTGGTCGATGCGGGCGTGGGCCACGGGGTCGGTTTCGGCCAACTCGGCCACAAGGTGGGGGAGGCCGTGGGCGGCCAGCTCGGCGTGGAGCTGGGCGCGCACCTCGGGCGGCACGCCGGGCAGCTCATCCAGCCCATCGGTCACGGCCTGCACATAGAGCCCCGAGCCGCCGGTGAAGATGACGAGCGGGTGTTTTTGGAACAAGTTGCCGAGTACGGCCAGGCACTCGGTGGCGAAGCGGCCGGCGCTGTAATCCTCCGTGATGCTGTGGCTGTCGATGAAATGATGGGGTACACCCTGCATTTCGGTGTGCGTGGGCTTGGCCGTGCCAATGCTGAGCTCGCGGAAAAACTGGCGCGAGTCGGCCGACACAATTTCGGTGTGAAACTGCTGCGCCAGCTGCACGCACAGGGCCGTTTTGCCCACGGCTGTGGGGCCGGCAATGGTGAGCAGCACGGGGCGCGGGTCGGCGGCAGTAGGGGCCAGCTGGGCGAGGATTTCGGGAGGGAGCATGGGGTGAACGGGTGGATGGGCAAACAGCTATCATCTTTCGCAAGCTCAGGATGACAGGCAATGGAGTTGTTTAGAAAGTCACAAAAGGTCCCCGAACGGTCATGCAGCGCTGCGCGCTGCATGACCGTTTGAGTACTTTCTAAACAGCTTCAATTAATGATTACAGCCCCACGATGCGAAATTCGACGCGGCGGTTGAGGCGGCGGGTGGCTTCCTGCTCGTTGCTGGCAATGGGCTCGGCCCCGCCCAGGCCCAGGCCGGTGATGCGGGTGCCTGCCACGCCATGGTCGGCGAGGTAGGCTTTCACGGCGGCCACGCGCTGCTGGCTGAGCACTACGTTTTTTTCGGGCGGCCCCACGTTATCGGTGTGGCCGCGCAGCTCGATGGTGAGGCTGGGGTTGTCAATCATGAGCAGCACCAGCTTGTTGAGCGCGGTGGCCGACGAGGGCAACAGGGCTGCTTTGCCCTGCTCAAACTGCACAGTGGCCAGCTGCTGGGTGGCCCCCACGGCCAGCGGCCGGAGCAGGATGTCGCGCACCAGCGGACCGGGAGCAGCGGCCCAGGTGCTATCGGCGGGGAAATAGCCGGGGTGCTGGGCGTGGTATTGGTAGCTGCGGCCCGGCGCAGTAGTGTAGGTGAAGCTGCCCCGTACCGACAGCAGCACGGCCGTGCCCGCCTCATCGCGGTCGAGGCGCAGCTGGGCCTGCGGCAGGGGTAGCGAGGTGGTGGCATCCAGTACGCGGCCTTCCCAGGTGGCGGTGGTGGGCGTGGGTGGCGGCACGGCCGGGGCGGGTGGCACCACACCAAACAGGTTGCAGCCGGCCAGGTCGGTGTAGGTGCCGCCGCGCACGCGGGTGGCCTGGCGGCGCGCCAGGTCAACCTGATAAAGTCCGTGCGGTCCGGCTAGGTACATGCGGCGGCGGCCGGCGGCGTCGTTCTGCATCAGCAGGTCGCTGTAGCCGCCGCGCACGGGCAGGCCATCGAGCATAATGCGCTCGGGCGACGGCTGTTTGGTATTCATATTCACTTTCAGCAGCGAGCCATCGGTGCTGTACACCATGTACATGGTGCTGGCATCGTCGAGGCAGAAGTTGCCGTGCGTGCCCGCGCTGGCAAACCCGATGAGCGAATAATACGGGGCTTTGCGGATGGGGTCGGCGGCCCACACCACGCTCACGCGGCCCTCGTGGGGGCTCACGCGCACCAGCTGGTTGGCGTCGGAAGTCATGAAATACAGGTCGCCGTGGTCGTCGGTGGCGGCAGATATCCAAACGTTCTCGGGGCCTTGGGCGGGCAGCTGCCAGTCGGTGTAGGCCCCGCGCCGGGCGGCGGGGTCGTAGCGATATACGCGCTCGGGGGCGTTGGTGGGGGCTTTGGTAACGGAATACAGGCAGTTATCGAACCCCTTGGCCAGGGCGTAGGACTGAAACGGCAGCACCAGGCGGTGCGCTCTGGGCGTGGCCGTGGGGTTGGCCGTTGAAAACTCGTGAATGGTGCGGCAGTCATCTTCCCATTGCCCGTCGTGAAAGCGCAGGGCGGCGATGCCGTACATCTTGCCGTCGCAAATCTGGTCGGCGTAGCGGCGGCTGGGCCAGGGCGAGTTGGTAAAGGCAAACGACTTGACCAGCTGCCGGCCTTCGGCCAGATAGCGGCCGTCCTGTGCGGTGGCGGCCCGGTACTCTACCCGAAACTCGTAGCCGCCGCGCCACAGCTGCCGGCCCACTACGTGCGTGCGTGTGGCAGGGGCCGCTGGGGCGTAAGTATATTCATAGTCAATCTCATCGGTGGGGCCGTCGCTGTGCTGGTCGAGGCGCAGTACCTGCACGCGGTGCAGCCGCTGAATGCGCTGCCACACCGAATCGGGCCGGCCTGCGCCCAGCAGCCGCAGGTCGCGCCGGTCATCGGGCAGGGCCTGTTGGCTGACTTTTACCGTTGCGCCCCCAGCGGGCGCGCCGGCCGTGAACGTGGCCACCGGCCCGCCCACCGCCCGGGGCGGCACCCAGCCCCGCGCATACGCCAGCTGGTAGCGGGCCTGCGCGTTGGTGTACTGGGTGGCCGGCGGCGTGGGCTGCGCGCTCAGTATCAACCGGCAACTTAACAAGACCAGCAGCAGAAAAATCTTC
This region includes:
- a CDS encoding endonuclease domain-containing protein, which translates into the protein MTTLNILPHKKEERRTLRNNPTPAEAVLWNQLKNGQLANRKFRRQHSIGEFILDFYCPQEKLAVELDGAGHFTASGNLHDAARTDYLNAAGIRVMRFENKLIWSALDSVLHSIESSFSGR
- a CDS encoding transketolase family protein produces the protein MKDFPYTESKDTRSGFGAGLAELGTTHPNVVALCADLTGSLKMDAFKKAFPERFFQVGIAEANMMGVAAGMTIGGKIPFTGTFANFSTGRVYDQIRQSIAYSGKNVKICASHAGLTLGEDGATHQILEDLGMMKMLPGMTVINPCDYNQTKAATLAIADYEGPVYLRFGRPVVPNFTPADQKFEIGKAWVMNEGPDVSIFATGHLVWKAVLAGKLLAEKGINAEIINIHTIKPLDAEAILASVRKTRCVVTAEEHQMNGGLGDSIAQLLAREEPLPLEMVAVHDSFGESGTPDQLMEKYGLTDAAIVEAVEAVMKRKK
- a CDS encoding PIN domain-containing protein, whose protein sequence is MDKKAKDILFKTYWTSGGWIDDGDRKTKPNDFDYAKSKGVMFDPFSISKSELVARLTKLLNKISKEDISNAFLCSLRTKQFELRSAIASYANALRIINGDKSDSWDLQDEYVDEDLNVLNFERIKWGGVRHRQALYNYFDLNLFSQLEIDIPIEEDLIIFGKILRTVEQSADGDYPSKLRDRLKDVYKSSKDERSSLLEILACCKILNPTSYDRPTTGRHDWDFVEYWRGEDKYDSKAVYFYFKRLF
- a CDS encoding tyrosine-type recombinase/integrase; the encoded protein is MKAAVSLRLRPSRTEFLVFFPFSNEPTRTALLAAGVRYEPAAKGYVLPADAALVARVRAACQHLGLVLLVPPTPALAVALPPPTPHEVLLSRYCQFIALKRYSPNTLKNYRSAFQLFLAYCGPRLPLALSKQDVLDYLAGRVAAGISETYQNLLINAIKFYYEQVEGQPRQYYSIPRPKRPQTNPKVLAQEEVKALLQGTENRKHRAMLMLAYGLGLRLGEVLALTPADIDSKRMALYVRGGKGKKDRDLPLPESLLLLLREQFREFRPITFIFEGQHPGEPYSERSLQMVVKQAASRAGIQRPISLHMLRHSYATHLMEAGTDTRIIQDLLGHSSIKTTEIYTHVAQRARPPSPLDSLGL
- a CDS encoding single-stranded DNA-binding protein: MRGLNKVTLIGNLGKDPEIQVLEGNVPVAKFSLATSETYRDKSGQTHTNTDWHTIVLWRGLAELAQAYLRKGSLVYIEGKLKTRHYDDPAGLRHYVTEIIGEQVLMLDKKPGDQ
- a CDS encoding RNA polymerase sigma factor, with protein sequence MEDHEILLKFQDPASRNLAFNQLVRKYQSKVYWHVRKMVVDHDDADDLTQDVFIKVWKHLENFRQDAQLFTWIYRIATNECLNFLSSKRRKFLLPLTDVGAELAAKMEADPAMAGDAIELKLQQAILRLPDKQRLVFNLRYYDEMPYEQMAEVTGTSVGALKASYHHAVKKVEDYVTRNTDE
- a CDS encoding aspartate aminotransferase family protein; this translates as MTPRQLFLRHQAQTSDFPLLLEIERAEGVYMYGPDGRRYLDLISGIGVSNVGHRHPRVLAGIQAQLDKYLHLMVYGELVQAVPAQLAEAIHQTLPAHLDSVFFTNSGTEAIEGALKLAKRHTGRTELISCLNAYHGSTHGALSITGSEDFKNSFRPLLPDVRHIRHNDFADLMLITERTAAVIIETVQGEAGVRVPSLYYLPALRRRCREVGALLILDEIQCGYGRTGTMWAFEQFGIEPDILVCAKGMGGGMPIGAFISSTEIMSGFKTNPILGHCTTFGGHPVSCAAALATLQVMQDEKLAEGVAAKAARFREQLRHPAIRDVRGCGLLIAVEFDSFAVLKPIIDYALEYESILTDWFLFCDNSLRLAPPLTISDAEIDEACAALLRAVDAVVK
- a CDS encoding tellurite resistance TerB family protein, with the protein product MFGFFENEQAKKIKSHLLNLAALAKADGHIDAREMNFILAVGKKNGISSSEVQALVSGAKGSSNDLPTTDSERFDQIFDLVDMMLADGIVDDTEMDFCIMMAEKLGFRKAIVGVLVRKISQGVKDGLPQERIKEESTSFLNYNELPRPNVVV
- the pfkA gene encoding 6-phosphofructokinase — protein: MKRIAVFTSGGDSPGMNAAIRAVVRTATYHGIEIYGIMRGYSGMIKGEFVRLDSASVSNTVQKGGTILKSARSQKFMTKEGRQQAFDQLVNNGIEGLVAIGGNGTFTGAMIFEEEFGIPTVGAPGTIDNDLYGTDYTIGYDTAVNTALECIDKIRDTADSHDRCFFVEVMGRDSGYIAIPCAIGGGAEIVMIPETQMSVDVVIETLQTGWKRSKTSFIVIVAEGEEEGNATTTAARVKEAIPQLDTRVTVIGHIQRGGSPTAADRLLGSQIGIAAVEGLMNGMRNVMAGIVDKKLVYTPFTDTINKKKIINQSFMRMVEILSV
- the miaA gene encoding tRNA (adenosine(37)-N6)-dimethylallyltransferase MiaA; this translates as MLPPEILAQLAPTAADPRPVLLTIAGPTAVGKTALCVQLAQQFHTEIVSADSRQFFRELSIGTAKPTHTEMQGVPHHFIDSHSITEDYSAGRFATECLAVLGNLFQKHPLVIFTGGSGLYVQAVTDGLDELPGVPPEVRAQLHAELAAHGLPHLVAELAETDPVAHARIDQQNPQRVVRALEITRATGRPFSSFHTAGPPPENPLFRNVKVALTREREALYQRINLRVEHMLAAGLLAEVKSVLPYRHHHALQTVGYQEIFGFLDGDYDWPEAVRLLQRNTRHYAKRQMSWLRRDPAYQWVEM